GGTTGGCACCTCGGGGACGGTGTGGCCCGCGGCCGATCTGCCCCACATCGCGCGGTCGAACGGCGCGTTCGTCATCGAGGTGAATCCCGAGCCGAGCGAGCTGACCGGCATCGCCAACGTGTTCCTGCAGGGTACGGCCGGCACGATCCTGCCGCGCCTGGTGGACGAGGTGCGGGCGCGGAAGGGGTGAGCCGCGGCCGGGTTCGTACGCGGTTTGCGTGAGGGCGGGGAAGGACTGGACCGAACGACCCATCCAAACGCAAACGGAGCCGCTGGGATGACCCAACTCTCGCTCGACACGGAAGGCGCCGCCCTGCTGGCGGACGCGCTTCGCTCTTACCTTTCCGACCTGCACGACGAGATCGCGGGGACCGACAACTTCGACTTCCGCGAAGCCCTCAAGCGCAGGGAGCAGATGCTCAACGGCATCCTTCACCAGATCCAGGGCGGGCAGGAGCTTCCGCCGCAGGTCTGACCGACCGGGGCCGCGCGCCGCTCGAGCGCGCGGCCCACCCCTTTCCGCAGTGCCCTCATCCCATCCAACGATCCCCGTCATGAACCGGCTCCGCACGCTGTTCCTGTGCCTCGTCCTCGCGCTGGCGCCCGCCGCGCACGCCCAGCAGACGCCCGCCCCCGCGGCCCAGCCGCAGGCTTCCGCGGCGGCGCACGTGCCCGTGCCCAAGCCGAGCGCCAAGGCGGTGCGCTACCACCGCAGCGGCAACGTGCTCTGGGTGATCGGCAACCTCTGGGGCTTCCTGGTGCCGGCCGTGATCCTGTTCAGCGGCCTTTCCGCGCGGATGCGCGACGCGGCGCGCAGGGTGGGGCGCAACTGGTTCTTCACGCTGGTGCTGTACGGGGTGATGTTCTCGCTCCTCACCTGGATTCTGGACCTGCCGCTGGCCTACTACAGCGGCTTCGTGCGCGAGCACGCGTACGGGCTCTCCAACCAGGGCTTCGGCAAGTGGTTCGGCGATGCGGCCAAAGCGCTGGGGGTCGGGCTCGCCGTGCTCGCCGCCACGCTCTGGATCCCGTACCTCCTGCTGAAAAAGAGCCCGCGCCGCTGGTGGCTGTACACGGCGATGGCCGTCATCCCGCTGATCGTGGCGGGGCAGTGGCTGAGCCCCATCTTCATCGACCCGCTCTACAACGATTTCGGGCCGATGAAGAACAAGCAGCTGGAGGCGCAGATCCTGGACACCGCGCGGCGGGCGGGGATCGAGGGCGGGCGCGTGTTCGAGGTGAACAAGAGCGTGGACACGGAGGCGGTGAACGCGTACGTCACCGGCTTCGGCGGGAGCAAGCGGATCGTGCTGTGGGACACGCTGCTGAGGAAGCTGGACTCGCGCGAGGTGATCTTCGTGATGGGGCACGAGATGGGGCACTACGTCCTGAAGCACGTCTTCATGATGCTGGGCGTAATCTCGCTCCTGATCCTGCTCTGCCTGTACGCGGTGCATGCGTCGGCGGGGTGGCTGATCGGGCGGTACCGGGAGCGATTCGGCTTCGACCAGCTCTCGGATGTCGCGTCGTACCCGCTGCTGATCCTGGTCTTCGGCGTGGTGAGCTTCCTGGCGACGCCGGCGCTGTACGCGGTGACGCGCCACAGCGAGCACGAGGCGGATCGCTTCGGCTTGGAGTTGACGCACGACAACCACTCGGCCGCCACCGCGTTCGCCAAGCTCCAGGCGGAGAACCTGGCCGTGCCCTATCCCGGCACGCTGTACAAGGTGTTCCGCGCGTCGCATCCGGTGCTGGGGGAGAGGATCGAGTTCGCGAACACGTATCGGCCGTGGGAGACGGGCGGGGAGCAGAGGTATGCGGATCGGTTCAGGCGGTAGGAAGTGCGTGAGTGCGTGAGTGCGCAGTCGCCGGTTGTGATCGCGCGGGCCCTTTCCCGGTGCAAGATGGGGAGGGGCGTGCGCGTGCATCGGTGTGAAGGGGCCCGGGTGGAGCGGGGGAGGGCACGGGCAGCCACGTGGGGCGGCCCCTACGGGATTCGTGTGGAGGGGCGGAGGTCGGGGTGGCGGCGATGGTGGGCAGACACGACCGGCATCGGTGGGCGGGGCGGGCGGCGGAGTGGCGGCGGGCACGGGCGCGATGAATCGCGCCCCTACGGGTGCGGGGACGCACTAACGCACTAACGCACTTACGCACCTGTTTTTCGTCGCCCCTTGCCCCCGCCGCGACGCCGGGGGCAGTATGTCTCTCTCGCACGCAAACCGTGACTAGCGAGACCGATGAACCGACGTACCAAGATCGTCTGCACCCTGGGACCCGCAAGCTGGTCGCCCGAGCGCATCGCCTCGCTGATCGAGGCGGGGATGGACGTGGCCCGCATCAACTTTTCCCACGGCACGCAGGAGCGCCACGCAGAAACCATCCGCAACGTGCGCGAGGCCTCCCGCAACGTCGGGCGTCCCATCGCCGTGCTGGGCGACCTGCAGGGGCCCAAGATCCGCGTGGGCGTCCTGGGCGACGCCGTGGAGCTGACTCCCGGCGATGCCGTCACCTTTGCGCCCGAGGGGGAGCACGTGGAGGGGAAGGAGCTCCCCAC
The sequence above is drawn from the Longimicrobium sp. genome and encodes:
- a CDS encoding M48 family metallopeptidase codes for the protein MNRLRTLFLCLVLALAPAAHAQQTPAPAAQPQASAAAHVPVPKPSAKAVRYHRSGNVLWVIGNLWGFLVPAVILFSGLSARMRDAARRVGRNWFFTLVLYGVMFSLLTWILDLPLAYYSGFVREHAYGLSNQGFGKWFGDAAKALGVGLAVLAATLWIPYLLLKKSPRRWWLYTAMAVIPLIVAGQWLSPIFIDPLYNDFGPMKNKQLEAQILDTARRAGIEGGRVFEVNKSVDTEAVNAYVTGFGGSKRIVLWDTLLRKLDSREVIFVMGHEMGHYVLKHVFMMLGVISLLILLCLYAVHASAGWLIGRYRERFGFDQLSDVASYPLLILVFGVVSFLATPALYAVTRHSEHEADRFGLELTHDNHSAATAFAKLQAENLAVPYPGTLYKVFRASHPVLGERIEFANTYRPWETGGEQRYADRFRR